In the Aneurinibacillus soli genome, one interval contains:
- a CDS encoding chemotaxis protein CheD, translating to MNIVKVGMADLNITKSPNRIRTTGLGSCVGVVLFDSQSKISGMAHVMLPDSSLSKGLLNVAKYADTAIPKLIEDMERAGANARRIVAKMAGGAQMFAFTSTSDTMRIGPRNVEACRIALQEARIPIVAEDTGGNCGRTIELDSCTGMLNIRTVNQGVKEI from the coding sequence ATGAACATTGTAAAAGTTGGAATGGCTGATTTAAATATCACAAAATCTCCAAATCGTATCCGTACTACAGGTTTGGGCTCCTGTGTAGGGGTTGTATTATTCGACAGCCAAAGCAAAATTTCTGGTATGGCACACGTAATGCTTCCTGATTCTTCATTGAGTAAAGGCTTGCTGAATGTTGCTAAGTATGCAGATACGGCTATTCCAAAACTCATTGAAGATATGGAACGAGCTGGAGCAAATGCACGTCGAATTGTTGCCAAAATGGCAGGTGGAGCGCAGATGTTTGCTTTTACCTCCACAAGTGATACGATGCGCATTGGACCTCGCAATGTGGAAGCATGTCGCATAGCGCTTCAAGAAGCAAGAATTCCAATTGTAGCAGAAGATACAGGAGGAAATTGTGGCCGTACAATCGAATTAGATAGCTGTACAGGGATGTTAAACATTCGTACAGTAAATCAAGGTGTAAAGGAAATTTAA
- the tsf gene encoding translation elongation factor Ts produces MAISASMVKELRERTGAGMMDCKKALQETDGDMEKAIDLLREKGIAKAAKKSDRVAAEGLAAVAAEGSIACIVEVNSETDFVAKNENFQNFVKEITDHLLGQRPASVEEAMGQAFKGEGAALQEVLNEKIATIGENMNLRRFEILEKPEGNVFGSYIHMGGRIAVLIELTGGNEELARDLAMQVAAARPTYVKREEVDTTELDREREVLTAQALNEGKPENIVQKMVEGRLNKYYEEVCLVEQVFVKDSDKKVKNLLKESNADVVRFVRYEVGEGIEKKVDNFVEEVMAQTKKQ; encoded by the coding sequence ATGGCAATTAGTGCAAGCATGGTAAAAGAACTGCGTGAGCGCACAGGCGCTGGTATGATGGATTGCAAAAAAGCGCTACAAGAAACAGATGGAGATATGGAAAAAGCAATTGACCTTCTCCGTGAAAAAGGGATTGCAAAAGCAGCGAAAAAATCTGATCGTGTTGCAGCAGAAGGTCTGGCTGCAGTTGCAGCAGAAGGCAGTATTGCTTGCATCGTAGAAGTTAACTCCGAAACTGACTTCGTAGCGAAAAACGAAAACTTCCAAAACTTCGTAAAAGAAATCACAGATCACCTTTTAGGTCAGCGTCCGGCTTCTGTTGAAGAAGCAATGGGCCAGGCTTTCAAAGGTGAAGGTGCTGCTCTGCAGGAAGTTCTGAATGAAAAAATCGCAACAATTGGCGAAAACATGAACCTTCGCCGTTTTGAAATTCTTGAAAAACCAGAAGGCAATGTATTCGGTTCTTACATTCACATGGGTGGCCGAATCGCGGTTCTGATCGAGCTTACTGGCGGTAATGAAGAGCTTGCAAGAGACCTAGCAATGCAAGTTGCAGCTGCTCGTCCTACATACGTGAAACGAGAAGAAGTTGACACAACTGAACTCGATCGTGAGCGTGAAGTTCTGACTGCACAGGCGTTGAACGAAGGCAAGCCGGAAAACATCGTACAGAAGATGGTAGAAGGCCGCTTGAACAAATACTACGAAGAAGTTTGCCTTGTTGAGCAAGTATTCGTAAAAGATTCTGACAAGAAAGTGAAAAACCTCTTGAAAGAAAGCAACGCAGATGTTGTTCGTTTCGTACGCTATGAAGTGGGCGAAGGCATTGAGAAAAAAGTGGATAACTTCGTAGAGGAAGTTATGGCACAAACTAAAAAACAATAA
- a CDS encoding FliA/WhiG family RNA polymerase sigma factor, which produces MARKAKKQVDIEKWKRWREQGDRQAELELIEQYLPLVNYVATRLSMGLPDTVEKDDLISFGRFGLLDALKKFDYMRGLQFETYGMWRIRGSMIDGLRVNDTIPRSIRDKAKKIEEAYTILEQQHLRAVTDEEVSEYLNVSTAELNQTLLDVSFASVLSLDEPIQDDEDHKQSRQTVVTDENAEKPETALHKEQRKQILAEAIDKLPPKERTVVSLFYYEECSLTEIAEIMGLSASRISQLHSKAIFRMKGALQRSKEYLLNE; this is translated from the coding sequence GTGGCGCGAAAGGCAAAGAAGCAGGTAGATATTGAAAAGTGGAAACGCTGGCGGGAGCAAGGGGATCGCCAGGCTGAACTTGAACTAATTGAGCAGTATTTGCCTCTTGTAAATTATGTGGCAACACGACTTTCTATGGGGCTCCCGGATACAGTAGAAAAAGATGATCTCATCAGTTTTGGTAGATTTGGACTGCTTGATGCATTGAAAAAGTTCGATTACATGCGGGGTCTCCAATTTGAAACATACGGAATGTGGCGGATTCGTGGTTCTATGATTGATGGACTACGTGTAAATGACACGATTCCACGTTCTATTCGTGACAAAGCAAAAAAGATTGAAGAAGCCTATACCATTCTTGAACAGCAGCATTTGCGTGCTGTGACGGATGAAGAGGTAAGTGAATACTTAAATGTATCAACAGCAGAATTGAACCAGACGCTTCTTGATGTGTCTTTTGCCTCCGTTCTTTCGCTGGATGAGCCGATTCAAGATGATGAGGATCATAAACAATCCAGGCAAACAGTCGTTACTGATGAAAACGCTGAAAAGCCGGAAACAGCGCTTCATAAAGAACAGCGAAAACAGATTTTGGCGGAAGCGATTGATAAATTGCCCCCTAAAGAAAGAACAGTAGTTTCGCTTTTCTATTATGAAGAATGCTCTCTTACTGAAATTGCAGAAATTATGGGGTTATCCGCTTCGCGCATTTCGCAGCTTCATTCCAAAGCGATCTTTCGGATGAAAGGTGCATTACAGCGATCAAAAGAATACTTACTAAATGAATAA
- the frr gene encoding ribosome recycling factor, with product MPQQIIKEAEERMEKAIAALKRELTTLRAGRATPALLDRVMVDYYGSPVPVSQAANINTPEPRLILIQPWEKTMLGPIEKAILKSDLGLTPTNDGSVVRISIPALTEQRRKELVKLAKKEGEEAKVAVRNIRRDANDSIKKLEKNGDITEDDMKHHQELVQKATDKYVALVDKTVADKEKEVMEV from the coding sequence ATGCCACAGCAAATTATTAAAGAAGCTGAAGAGCGTATGGAAAAAGCGATTGCGGCTTTGAAACGCGAATTAACAACGCTGCGTGCGGGACGTGCAACGCCTGCTCTTCTGGACCGTGTTATGGTTGATTATTATGGATCTCCGGTTCCAGTCAGTCAGGCGGCTAACATTAATACGCCAGAACCACGCTTGATCCTCATTCAGCCGTGGGAAAAAACAATGCTTGGCCCGATTGAAAAAGCGATTTTAAAGTCCGATCTTGGACTGACACCAACAAACGATGGCAGCGTCGTGCGTATTTCGATTCCAGCGCTTACAGAGCAGCGACGTAAAGAACTGGTGAAGCTTGCAAAAAAAGAAGGCGAAGAAGCAAAAGTTGCAGTTCGTAATATTCGTCGTGATGCGAATGACAGCATCAAAAAGCTTGAGAAAAACGGGGATATCACGGAAGATGATATGAAGCATCATCAAGAGCTTGTACAAAAAGCAACGGATAAATATGTGGCACTTGTTGATAAAACCGTAGCGGATAAAGAGAAAGAAGTCATGGAAGTGTAA
- a CDS encoding isoprenyl transferase: MLDKLTRWMQKSGESTLPEGLTLDPDNIPQHVAIIMDGNGRWARQRALPRVMGHRAGMKTVKEITKAADEIGVKVLTLYAFSTENWKRPTDEVEFLMKLPREFLTIELGELIERNVQVRMMGDQTKLPSHTLQAIIEAQEKTKTNTGLILNFALNYGSRAEMLGAVRHIAEDVRNGTLAEADVTEDVFSSYLETAGLPDPDMLIRTSGELRLSNFLLWQLAYSEFIFHDGFWPDFSQQDFYNAIGEYQRRSRRYGAL; the protein is encoded by the coding sequence ATGCTTGATAAACTGACCAGGTGGATGCAGAAAAGCGGGGAGAGCACGCTGCCAGAAGGGCTTACGCTTGACCCGGATAACATTCCACAGCATGTGGCCATTATTATGGATGGGAACGGTCGTTGGGCCCGACAGCGTGCGCTGCCTCGTGTCATGGGCCACCGGGCGGGTATGAAAACTGTGAAAGAAATTACAAAAGCTGCGGATGAGATTGGTGTTAAGGTGCTGACTCTGTACGCCTTTTCCACAGAAAACTGGAAGCGTCCCACAGATGAAGTGGAGTTTCTTATGAAGCTTCCACGGGAATTCCTTACAATTGAGCTGGGTGAGTTAATCGAGCGCAACGTACAGGTGCGAATGATGGGAGACCAAACGAAGCTCCCGTCGCATACCCTTCAGGCTATCATAGAGGCACAGGAAAAAACAAAAACGAATACAGGGCTCATTTTGAATTTTGCGCTGAACTACGGAAGTCGCGCCGAAATGCTTGGTGCGGTGCGGCACATTGCAGAAGATGTACGGAATGGTACCCTAGCAGAAGCAGATGTTACGGAGGATGTGTTCAGTTCATATCTGGAAACAGCAGGACTACCTGATCCGGATATGCTGATTCGTACGAGCGGGGAGTTGCGATTGAGTAATTTTCTGCTGTGGCAGCTTGCGTACAGCGAGTTTATTTTTCATGATGGCTTCTGGCCGGATTTTTCGCAGCAGGACTTTTATAATGCGATTGGGGAATACCAGCGGCGCAGTAGGCGATATGGAGCGCTGTAA
- a CDS encoding 1-deoxy-D-xylulose-5-phosphate reductoisomerase produces MKKLAILGSTGSIGTQTLDVVRQHPDEFAVTALAAGRNVALLAEQACEFVPKLVSVQTKELAEQLRGRIPDSVRILWGDEGALDVATHAEASFLVAAMVGSAGLAPTLAAIEAGKTIGLANKETLVTAGHLVTDLVRKHGVPLLPIDSEHSAIFQCLQGERVEQVRRLILTASGGSFRDKTRDELAGVTVEAALSHPNWSMGAKITIDSATMMNKGLEIIEAHWLFGVPYDKIETVLHKESIIHSMVEFTDRAVMAQLGTPDMRIPIQYALTYPDRLPLESEPLDLIKMGTLHFAAPDFERYPCLGFAYEAGRKGGTMPAVLNAANEVAVSRFLAGEIPFLAIEDIIASVMAKHQAIAAPSLDEIVATDAWARRAAEQE; encoded by the coding sequence ATGAAGAAACTAGCTATTCTCGGTTCAACTGGATCAATCGGAACGCAGACATTGGATGTAGTGCGCCAGCATCCTGATGAATTCGCGGTCACAGCACTTGCGGCGGGACGCAATGTTGCTCTCCTAGCTGAGCAGGCATGTGAATTTGTGCCGAAACTCGTATCAGTACAGACGAAAGAGCTGGCAGAACAGCTGCGTGGTCGTATTCCGGACTCCGTTCGCATCTTGTGGGGGGACGAGGGTGCATTAGACGTTGCCACGCATGCGGAGGCTTCGTTTCTTGTTGCTGCTATGGTGGGAAGCGCAGGGCTTGCGCCGACGCTAGCGGCGATTGAAGCCGGCAAGACAATCGGACTGGCCAACAAGGAAACGCTTGTGACAGCTGGGCATCTGGTGACCGATCTTGTGCGAAAACACGGCGTTCCGCTGCTCCCGATTGATAGCGAGCATTCGGCGATTTTCCAATGCTTGCAGGGAGAACGGGTGGAGCAGGTTCGCCGCTTGATTCTGACCGCATCGGGCGGCTCGTTCCGTGATAAAACACGGGATGAACTGGCAGGTGTCACAGTGGAAGCAGCTCTTTCTCATCCGAACTGGAGTATGGGGGCTAAAATTACGATTGATTCGGCAACAATGATGAACAAAGGGCTGGAAATCATTGAGGCGCACTGGCTATTCGGGGTGCCGTACGACAAAATTGAAACGGTGCTGCATAAAGAAAGCATCATTCACTCCATGGTAGAGTTTACAGACCGTGCAGTGATGGCGCAGCTTGGAACGCCAGACATGCGCATTCCGATTCAATATGCACTTACGTACCCGGATCGACTTCCGCTTGAATCAGAGCCGCTTGATTTGATCAAGATGGGTACACTGCATTTTGCCGCCCCGGATTTTGAGCGGTATCCGTGTCTTGGGTTTGCTTATGAGGCGGGAAGAAAAGGTGGGACAATGCCGGCCGTGCTAAATGCGGCGAATGAAGTGGCTGTTTCTCGCTTCCTTGCGGGAGAGATTCCATTTCTAGCGATTGAAGACATTATCGCTTCTGTCATGGCGAAGCATCAGGCAATTGCTGCTCCAAGTCTGGATGAGATTGTAGCGACGGATGCGTGGGCACGCCGTGCGGCAGAACAGGAGTAG
- a CDS encoding phosphatidate cytidylyltransferase, with amino-acid sequence MECLKTRIITGIVGAAGFLLLLYLGSVWYTALVFFLATLAYFELMRMKQIAITDVHGIMGLFFTWLIVLPGWMWNGDLLRTDYLFLFVLLLLFLTVASKNRIEYPDVAYVLLGCLYVGFGFHYINVTRIENGLAVTLAVLFSIWATDSGAYFVGKAVGKTKLWPAISPNKTVEGSMGGIVLAMLVMVLFAVGGVVTLMQALLMGGVIAISGQIGDLIESAVKRTFNVKDSGTFLPGHGGVLDRCDSWIIVFPVLHVLHLL; translated from the coding sequence GTGGAGTGCTTGAAAACTCGTATTATAACGGGAATTGTAGGGGCGGCCGGGTTTCTTCTGCTTTTGTATTTGGGAAGTGTCTGGTATACGGCCCTTGTTTTTTTTCTGGCAACACTGGCTTATTTTGAATTGATGCGTATGAAGCAGATTGCGATTACTGATGTGCACGGAATCATGGGGCTCTTCTTCACATGGCTGATTGTGCTGCCAGGTTGGATGTGGAACGGAGACTTGCTCCGGACAGATTACTTGTTTTTATTTGTGCTGCTGTTGCTTTTTTTAACGGTGGCTTCTAAAAACCGCATTGAATATCCAGATGTCGCTTATGTGCTGTTGGGATGTTTGTATGTTGGATTTGGTTTTCATTACATAAACGTGACTCGGATCGAAAACGGTCTGGCTGTGACGCTGGCTGTGCTGTTTAGTATATGGGCGACAGATTCCGGCGCGTATTTTGTAGGGAAAGCAGTTGGGAAAACAAAGCTATGGCCGGCGATTAGCCCGAATAAAACAGTGGAAGGATCAATGGGCGGCATTGTACTTGCGATGCTGGTCATGGTGTTGTTCGCTGTTGGTGGGGTAGTTACGCTGATGCAGGCACTTTTGATGGGGGGAGTGATTGCGATCAGCGGGCAGATCGGTGACTTGATTGAATCGGCTGTTAAGCGTACATTTAATGTGAAAGATTCCGGTACGTTTCTTCCGGGACATGGTGGGGTACTTGACCGCTGTGACAGTTGGATTATTGTATTCCCTGTTCTGCATGTACTCCATTTATTATAA
- the rpsB gene encoding 30S ribosomal protein S2, with product MAVISMKQLLEAGVHFGHQTRRWNPKMSRYIFTERNGIYIIDLQKTVKKVDEAYNFVREIAANGGKVLFVGTKKQAQESVAEEAARCGMYYINQRWLGGTLTNFSTIQKRVSRLHQLEKMEVDGTFELLPKKEVIILRKEKDRLEKFLGGIKNMKGLPDAIFVIDPRKERIAVAEARKLGIPLVGIVDTNCDPDEIDYVIPGNDDAIRAVKLLTGKMADAILEANQGQGEEAAPVATV from the coding sequence ATGGCAGTAATTTCTATGAAACAATTACTCGAAGCAGGTGTGCATTTCGGTCACCAAACACGTCGTTGGAACCCAAAAATGTCCCGCTATATCTTCACCGAACGTAACGGTATTTACATTATCGATCTGCAAAAAACAGTGAAAAAAGTTGACGAAGCTTACAACTTTGTACGCGAAATTGCAGCAAACGGTGGCAAAGTCCTGTTTGTAGGTACAAAAAAACAAGCTCAGGAATCTGTAGCAGAAGAAGCAGCTCGCTGCGGCATGTACTACATTAACCAACGCTGGTTGGGTGGTACACTGACTAACTTCAGCACAATCCAGAAACGTGTATCTCGTCTGCACCAGCTTGAAAAAATGGAAGTAGACGGCACATTCGAACTTCTTCCGAAAAAAGAAGTTATCATTCTCCGTAAAGAGAAAGATCGCCTGGAAAAATTCCTCGGCGGTATCAAGAACATGAAGGGGCTTCCGGATGCGATTTTCGTAATCGATCCACGCAAAGAGCGTATCGCTGTTGCAGAAGCTCGTAAGCTTGGTATCCCGCTCGTAGGTATCGTTGATACAAACTGCGATCCGGATGAAATCGATTATGTAATTCCGGGTAACGATGACGCTATCCGTGCTGTTAAACTATTAACAGGTAAAATGGCAGATGCAATCCTTGAAGCTAACCAAGGTCAAGGTGAAGAAGCTGCACCGGTTGCAACTGTATAG
- a CDS encoding chemotaxis protein CheC, translating to MKFDQFGDFQLDVLREVGNIGAGNAATALSRLISKEIDMKVPQVKIIAFDEIADSVGGNESLVVCVFLQVKGDIPGNMFFIISLSSAKKLLRELMGIETDDDEWFDEMELSALNEIGNILTGSYLSSLADFTRLNMQPSPPAVAIDMAGAILSYGLLEIGHAGDFALTIDTAFFEGNEELEGHFFLLPDPASLPQLFRALGVPLE from the coding sequence ATGAAATTTGATCAGTTCGGTGACTTTCAGCTTGATGTGCTGCGTGAAGTTGGAAACATTGGAGCCGGCAACGCAGCCACCGCACTGTCACGGTTAATCTCTAAGGAGATTGACATGAAAGTGCCACAAGTAAAAATAATTGCGTTTGATGAAATTGCAGACTCTGTAGGAGGGAATGAATCACTTGTTGTATGTGTATTTCTGCAGGTGAAAGGTGACATTCCCGGGAATATGTTTTTTATCATTTCTCTTTCTTCTGCTAAAAAGTTGCTTCGTGAACTGATGGGGATTGAGACAGATGATGATGAGTGGTTTGATGAAATGGAATTATCTGCTCTCAATGAGATTGGAAACATTTTAACAGGCTCTTATTTGTCATCTCTTGCGGATTTTACGAGATTGAATATGCAGCCTTCTCCTCCGGCTGTTGCTATTGATATGGCAGGAGCAATCTTGTCATACGGGTTGCTGGAGATCGGTCATGCTGGAGATTTTGCCCTGACAATTGATACTGCATTTTTTGAAGGAAACGAAGAGTTGGAAGGCCACTTCTTCCTGTTGCCGGATCCGGCATCTCTTCCACAATTATTCCGCGCGCTGGGAGTGCCGCTTGAATGA
- a CDS encoding DUF6115 domain-containing protein encodes MTTVWLAGLTVGLLLLALWMIQVGRRTVEGNTAEEALATVMQEFDQENKELLRSITQLKRAHDIEMTGMKAELASVLEKIHMLQGQQEELIQKLANQPAHVTGQADRLMPSAQPMLYLKEDYREVPALYEEGMSPHEIARKLGIGDGEVAMVIQMLKKQGFFS; translated from the coding sequence GTGACAACAGTATGGTTAGCAGGACTGACTGTCGGCCTGTTACTTCTTGCACTATGGATGATCCAGGTGGGAAGACGAACAGTTGAAGGCAACACGGCAGAAGAAGCCCTGGCCACAGTTATGCAGGAATTCGATCAGGAAAATAAGGAGCTGCTTCGTTCCATTACTCAATTGAAACGGGCACATGATATCGAGATGACAGGAATGAAAGCAGAACTTGCTTCGGTACTGGAGAAGATACATATGCTTCAGGGACAGCAGGAAGAACTCATCCAGAAACTTGCCAATCAGCCGGCACATGTTACAGGTCAGGCAGACAGGCTTATGCCTTCTGCACAGCCGATGCTCTACTTAAAAGAAGACTACAGAGAAGTTCCGGCCTTGTATGAGGAAGGGATGTCGCCACACGAAATCGCACGTAAGCTTGGTATTGGTGACGGAGAAGTTGCGATGGTCATTCAGATGCTTAAAAAACAGGGTTTTTTTTCATAA
- a CDS encoding DUF342 domain-containing protein, which translates to MEDFENEKKETSPPKTFADVAKIQIAKDKLTAVMEFDIEEGMTFTYDEVVSVLEKNKVYFGRDEELLRKVAESPRSYSHENLTVAHGSAPVHGIDGKIEYMIHSSGKTGPQEKEDGNVDYYNVLTLLNVSKGQMLAKKIPATKGTPGKSVTGDEIVAKDGKEARYQIGKNVLLDQEKVHAYAAIDGQVSITDKGKLNVLSVYEVKGDLDFSVGNIDFVGSVVVRGNVHPGFTVKAGGDIRIAGSVEGATLEANGTIEIAQGVIGQNKGYIKAGHDVKAGFIQDALVTAENDVIISQVIMHSNVSAGHQVICRATKGLIVGGSIKAGESVLAKIVGNATNTPTSIEVGVKPQLREELQNLKKEVKEHTASVLKADQGLRFLDQLAMQGKLTADKKAMQIKFTNSKLLSEKKLAQSKERLREIEEMLSGMQSARVECSGIMYSGTKLVFGSTVRFIKENYSRSAFYLGEDGQVTSTIL; encoded by the coding sequence ATGGAGGATTTTGAGAACGAAAAAAAAGAGACGTCGCCCCCGAAAACATTTGCGGATGTAGCCAAAATTCAGATTGCAAAAGATAAGCTTACTGCTGTTATGGAGTTTGATATTGAAGAAGGAATGACTTTCACATATGATGAGGTTGTTTCTGTGCTCGAAAAAAACAAAGTGTACTTCGGTCGGGATGAGGAGTTGCTTCGCAAAGTAGCGGAAAGTCCGCGTAGTTATTCACATGAGAACCTAACAGTTGCGCATGGGAGTGCTCCTGTGCACGGCATAGATGGAAAAATTGAATATATGATCCACTCCTCCGGAAAAACAGGCCCTCAGGAAAAGGAAGACGGAAATGTGGATTATTATAACGTCCTTACTCTTCTTAACGTCTCCAAAGGACAGATGCTCGCCAAGAAAATTCCAGCTACAAAAGGCACACCAGGTAAATCTGTAACGGGTGACGAAATTGTAGCGAAAGATGGAAAAGAAGCACGTTACCAGATCGGGAAAAATGTGCTTCTTGATCAGGAGAAAGTGCATGCGTATGCAGCCATTGATGGGCAGGTTTCCATTACAGATAAAGGGAAGCTAAATGTGCTTTCTGTCTATGAGGTAAAAGGAGATCTTGATTTCAGTGTAGGGAATATTGACTTTGTCGGAAGTGTTGTTGTACGGGGAAATGTGCATCCGGGTTTTACCGTTAAAGCGGGGGGAGATATTCGGATTGCTGGAAGTGTAGAGGGTGCTACACTTGAAGCCAATGGGACAATTGAAATTGCCCAGGGAGTGATTGGTCAGAATAAAGGATATATTAAAGCTGGACATGATGTGAAAGCTGGTTTTATCCAGGATGCGCTTGTAACGGCGGAAAATGACGTGATTATTTCACAGGTTATTATGCACAGTAATGTTAGTGCTGGGCACCAGGTGATTTGTCGGGCTACGAAAGGCTTAATTGTTGGTGGTTCAATTAAAGCAGGCGAAAGTGTACTGGCAAAAATCGTCGGTAACGCAACTAATACACCGACTAGTATAGAGGTTGGGGTAAAGCCGCAGTTGCGTGAAGAATTACAAAATTTAAAAAAAGAAGTAAAAGAACATACAGCTTCCGTGTTGAAGGCTGATCAGGGCCTGCGTTTTCTCGATCAGCTTGCTATGCAAGGGAAGCTTACGGCTGATAAAAAAGCCATGCAGATTAAATTTACGAATTCCAAGTTGTTGTCCGAAAAAAAACTGGCACAGTCTAAAGAGCGCTTGCGTGAAATTGAAGAAATGTTAAGCGGTATGCAAAGCGCACGGGTTGAATGTTCTGGTATTATGTACAGTGGCACAAAGCTTGTATTCGGAAGTACCGTACGATTTATCAAGGAAAACTACAGTCGTTCCGCTTTTTATCTGGGAGAAGATGGCCAAGTGACCTCAACCATTTTGTAG
- the pyrH gene encoding UMP kinase — translation MPLPAYKRVVLKLSGEALAGNVGYGIDSDVISTISKQIREIVELGVQVAIVVGGGNIWRGLAGSAKGIDRTTADYMGMLATIMNSLALQDGLERLNVPTRVQTSIEMRQVAEPYIRRKAVRHLEKNRVVIFAAGTGNPYFSTDTTAALRAAEIEAEVILMAKNKVDGVYSADPMVDANAEKYEKLTFLEVLNKGLGVMDSTASSLCMDNDIPLLVFSITEEGNIKRAIMGEKIGTIVKGE, via the coding sequence ATGCCTCTTCCGGCATATAAACGTGTTGTATTAAAATTAAGCGGCGAAGCACTGGCGGGTAATGTCGGGTACGGGATTGACTCAGATGTCATTTCCACCATTTCAAAGCAAATTAGAGAAATCGTAGAACTTGGTGTACAGGTTGCGATTGTAGTCGGAGGCGGTAACATCTGGCGTGGCCTTGCAGGAAGCGCTAAAGGTATTGACCGTACGACAGCAGATTATATGGGGATGCTTGCGACTATTATGAACAGCTTGGCTTTGCAGGATGGCTTAGAGCGTCTGAATGTGCCGACGCGTGTTCAGACATCTATCGAAATGCGCCAGGTAGCCGAACCATACATACGCAGAAAAGCGGTGCGCCATCTTGAGAAAAACCGGGTTGTAATTTTCGCAGCGGGTACGGGAAATCCATATTTCTCTACAGATACAACAGCTGCGCTTCGGGCTGCTGAGATTGAAGCAGAAGTCATTCTTATGGCAAAAAATAAGGTTGACGGTGTATACTCGGCTGATCCAATGGTCGATGCCAATGCAGAGAAATACGAAAAGCTCACATTCCTTGAAGTGCTAAATAAAGGACTCGGTGTTATGGATTCTACAGCATCCAGTCTGTGCATGGACAACGACATCCCGCTTCTTGTATTCTCCATTACGGAAGAAGGCAACATTAAGCGCGCGATTATGGGTGAAAAAATCGGAACGATCGTGAAAGGAGAATAA